CATAGGGTTTGAGATTGGAAATTACCAGCCGTCCGTGAGGAGCCAACACGCGCAGATATTCCCGAAGCGTCGACAACGGATCACGCACATACCCGAGCACGAGGTTGCACACGACACGGTCAAAGGACTGGTCGGGAAACGGCAGCGGATGTTCCAGGTCCGCTTGGCACAGGCGCATCGACATCGGCACATAGGCCCGCAGCCCTTCGTAGAACTGTCCCTGCAGCGTTGATCCGACTTGCTCGAAGTTGACCGTGGCCTGTGCCAACGCCGCCGGCACAAAATCGAGTCCCACGTAATCAGGGGAACGGAAATTCCCCCGACGGGCATATCGCTGCCGGAACGCCTCATTGAGCAGAAGGAACACGCCGAAGTTGCCGTTCCCGCAGCCCGCATCCAGAATCCGTTCCCCCTGGTGACAATCGCCCATTAAACGATAGAGATGATCCATCAGCCGCCAGAAGTCGGCCACGTTCGGGATAGTCTGAAAATTTTGCAGATAGTCCTGCCAGAAAGCCACGTGGTCGGATTTTCTCATCGGCCGGCGCGTCTTGCTCCGCTCACGTTCAGTCCGATTCTGCGCCCCGATCTCGCGATGTGAGGGCTCCACGATCCGTTCCTGACGCCGCTCCGGCCACAACTCCTGCTGACAGCAGACGGCGATTTGGCGATACACCGTCCGAGCCTTTCGCGGACTTTCCTGGAGTCGATGCAAGGCACCGGGGACTTCAAAGGAGTGGCGCAGGTTCGGACCAATCGCCTCAGCCACGGAAGCGATGGACGCCGGATCAACCCAGGCATCCTGCTCGGCATGGAATAACACCACCGGGGTGTGCAGACGCTCGGCATCGGACTGTGTCGTGGATAAATCCGCATACCCGGCCTGAACCGCATGTTCAAGCCAACGATCGGCATCGATCGTCAGCCCAAGAATATTCACCACGCCCTTGCGCACACCCGCTAGATGCTCACCGATCAGATCCTCTTGGTGGACCGCCTGCAACGTATGCCGGACATCCATAATGCCGTTGATCAACATCAGTAAGCGCACGTGGGGGACACGCCCCGTCACCTTGAGAGCCACGCGTCCGGCGAGGCTGGTGGCCACAAGACCGATGGGGCGACCAGGCCATTGACCGGCCACATGGTCGAGCACGGTCTCCAAATCGGTCTCCATGTCTTCAAGACGGAATTGCGTGACCAGGCCGTCACTCTCCCCAACATGATTGACATTGTCATATCGCACGACATGAAAGCCGTTGCCCGCGAGGTAATACGCCAGCGGCACATAGTCGCGTTTGCTCTCCCCATATCCGGGAGCCAAGATCACAATTGGCGCATCGTCGACCGAGGCCGTGCGCGAACGGTCATGGCACAGCACGATTCGGTCGCCTGAAGGCCGGGCACATTCCGAAAACTCACTGATGACGGAGGGACCTTCCGATCGAGACTCCACGCCTCCGGCCGGGACCTGCGCCAGTAGATGTTCGATGACATCTTCGGCCTCCTTCGCAACCGGAAGAAACCGCACTCCCGCCAACACGGTCCGCTCTGCCACTGGAACACACCCCGGACGCGCATCGGCCGAACCAGGCTTCGTCCAGACTACCTCACCCACCACCGAACAGAGCCCGGACGGCATGACATCCCCGGACATGCCCTGAGGAGCGCTGGCTGATGTCCACCGCAGTTCAAGCTCAGAGCCAAGCACATCCTCGTCGACCGAGAGACGGACACAGGCGCCATTCGATGTGAGATCCGTCGTCAATGCCTCGGAACAGAATCGCCCCCCCGCTTGATTTCTGAGACTGACCTCCGTGCTCAATCCGACGACCACCCGTGGTTGACGTCGCCGTTCGTGGCGAGGACACTCAGCCCCCCGCACAAGCGCCAAGCGAGCCGGAGCGATCGGTGCGGTGGACGCGCCGGCTTCGATCAAGGCCTCCTCCTGCTCCTGGGCAACCAATACTGCGGTCACACGAAGTTCCTTTATCCCGGTATGCCCCTCGCTCAGTAATGCCGCCAACACCTGCTCGTCGGCGGCGCTCAGATGAACAAACTGGATGGCCAAGGTCATCGTGGCCTGCACCCTCCCCAACCCGAGCGCATCTTCGGACGCGCGGATACCGCAGACCATGCCCACACTCTCGACCCCGGCGGCTTCCCGGCCGAGGCTCAGCATCATCTGCTGATTGAGCATTGCGGGAATCTCCGAGGCAAACTCCATCGAGAGTCCACCGAGGCTGATGCTCCTCGTCGTCCCCTTCCACATCTGTCCTTGGAATCGAAGCTGGGTCAGCACACGAAGCGTCAGACGGCGAGAAGCACGCCGCTCAGCGATGGAGAGCGACCAGGCCTCACTCGTTTTTTTCCTCTCAGGGGCCGAAGCGATTTGGCTATCCTCAGGCCCGCAAGGGCCGATCACAACTTGTTTTAAATTGCGCGTCGCGACCTGATTCGACATACATCCTCCCCGGAAAGATTGAACGCTGGTCCATCCATCGCCTGGTGATGCAGGCTGAGTGATCATCGTCGCCCGTTTACGCATTGAGCTCCGGGCGAGGCTGGACTCTTGCAAGCGCACGAACGATTCCAGAGAGACAGGGTGATGTCGAGCAATCGAAACGGGGGAGGGTAAGCGGCACGCACAGCCTCAGTGTAGGCACACAGCGACCACTCAAAGTGGCGTAGATTCGAAGGTTATTCTAGGGAATTAGACATATTTGTCAACTCATCTGACGGAAAAAGTTTGGCGGGCTACTACAAATAACCTAGTTGTTCCCTATAGGGCCGACCGTCCGTAGCGTTCTCGGCTTTCGCGCCGTTCGCACCATCTCAGCCAGTCAGCCCACTGACGTGTGTCACGATCCTGACACACATGTCGGCACATCGGTCGTCTCATCTCCCGCCAATTCCTGCTGAGTTCATGGTGAAAGACCGGTGAGTCCCGCCGCCTGCAGCAGGAACCCACGCTGGTTGCTTTGACCGTGTGGTTATGCTACCCACTGTGCCTGACCTCTACCTTATGCACATCATCATGCGGCCTTCACACTTCAGGCGTCATGCGACGCTCGTGATCCTCCTGCTTACCGGCCTCCAGTTCAGCTGCCAACGCGCCCTGCCGGTCACCGATGGGTTTCCCCACCAACAAGGGCTCCGGGGAAAGTCAAAACACGAGGTGGTGGCCTGTGCGGGAAC
The sequence above is drawn from the Nitrospira defluvii genome and encodes:
- a CDS encoding alpha/beta fold hydrolase: MSNQVATRNLKQVVIGPCGPEDSQIASAPERKKTSEAWSLSIAERRASRRLTLRVLTQLRFQGQMWKGTTRSISLGGLSMEFASEIPAMLNQQMMLSLGREAAGVESVGMVCGIRASEDALGLGRVQATMTLAIQFVHLSAADEQVLAALLSEGHTGIKELRVTAVLVAQEQEEALIEAGASTAPIAPARLALVRGAECPRHERRRQPRVVVGLSTEVSLRNQAGGRFCSEALTTDLTSNGACVRLSVDEDVLGSELELRWTSASAPQGMSGDVMPSGLCSVVGEVVWTKPGSADARPGCVPVAERTVLAGVRFLPVAKEAEDVIEHLLAQVPAGGVESRSEGPSVISEFSECARPSGDRIVLCHDRSRTASVDDAPIVILAPGYGESKRDYVPLAYYLAGNGFHVVRYDNVNHVGESDGLVTQFRLEDMETDLETVLDHVAGQWPGRPIGLVATSLAGRVALKVTGRVPHVRLLMLINGIMDVRHTLQAVHQEDLIGEHLAGVRKGVVNILGLTIDADRWLEHAVQAGYADLSTTQSDAERLHTPVVLFHAEQDAWVDPASIASVAEAIGPNLRHSFEVPGALHRLQESPRKARTVYRQIAVCCQQELWPERRQERIVEPSHREIGAQNRTERERSKTRRPMRKSDHVAFWQDYLQNFQTIPNVADFWRLMDHLYRLMGDCHQGERILDAGCGNGNFGVFLLLNEAFRQRYARRGNFRSPDYVGLDFVPAALAQATVNFEQVGSTLQGQFYEGLRAYVPMSMRLCQADLEHPLPFPDQSFDRVVCNLVLGYVRDPLSTLREYLRVLAPHGRLVISNLKPYADLSAIYRNFVDTAQTPDQIEEGRRLLDNSGRIKEREGEGTFHFHYQAEFEGLLRAAGVSRPRVYSTFGNQALIAVADKGLANVTIAA